From the Burkholderia mayonis genome, one window contains:
- the mdeB gene encoding alpha-ketoglutarate dehydrogenase — MNDLSNGIRPVLSAARRHDDTDPQETAEWLDALDGIVEHAGVDRARYLLAQLAEHAARRRIAPPHANTTPYVNTIPLDAQPPYPGDLQLEARLAAVLRWNALAMVVRANRAYGELGGHIASYASAADLFEVGFNHFFRAAGDASGGDLVYFQPHSSPGVYARAFLEGFLSEAQLEHYRREIAGPGLCSYPHPWLMPDFWQFPTGSMGIGPINAIYQARFMRYLQNRGLLHTDGRKVWGFFGDGEMDEPESIGALSLAAREGLDNLVFVINCNLQRLDGPVRGNGRIVDELESQFAGAGWNVIKVLWGSDWDALFARDATGALARAFAQTVDGQFQTFSANDGAYNRERFFGQDDALASLVAHLRDEDIDRLRRGGHDACKLYAAYESAVRHEGRPTVILAKTMKGFGMGAIGQGRMTTHQQKKLDVEHLLAFRDRFRLPLTDEDVEQLRFYKPAEDSPEMRYLHARRAALGGCLPRRRKAATTASTVPSLPSWGQFALDAGGREMSTTMAIVRMLGGLLKDAALGPRVVPVVADEARTFGMANLFRQVGIYSPLGQRYEPEDLGSMLYYREDTRGQILEEGISEAGAMSSWIAAATSYSVHDLPMLPFYIYYSMFGFQRIGDLIWAAADQRARGFLIGATAGKTTLGGEGLQHQDGTSHLAASTVPNCRAWDPAFAYEVAVIVDEGMREMLERQRDTFYYLTVTNENYAQPSLPADRADAVRDGILRGMYPLDATAQPAACVQLLGSGAILGEVQAAARMLRDGWQIDAAVWSVTSFTELQRDGIAAERAQRLFDGDEANENATPYVTSALAATRGPVIAATDYARALPELIRAYVPRRYVTLGTDGFGRSDTRQALRAFFEVDRASIVIAALRALADDGAVTRDVVRDAIERYGKRDTSRTPPWER, encoded by the coding sequence ATGAACGACTTGTCGAACGGTATCCGCCCGGTCCTCTCGGCCGCGCGCCGCCACGACGACACCGATCCGCAGGAAACCGCCGAATGGCTGGACGCGCTCGACGGCATCGTCGAGCACGCGGGCGTCGACCGCGCGCGGTACCTGCTCGCGCAGCTCGCCGAGCACGCGGCGCGCCGCCGGATCGCGCCGCCGCACGCGAACACGACGCCGTACGTCAACACGATCCCGCTCGACGCGCAGCCGCCGTATCCGGGCGACCTTCAGCTCGAAGCGCGCCTGGCGGCCGTGCTGCGCTGGAACGCGCTCGCGATGGTGGTTCGCGCAAACCGCGCGTATGGCGAGCTCGGCGGCCACATCGCGAGCTACGCGTCGGCGGCCGATCTGTTCGAGGTCGGCTTCAACCACTTCTTCCGCGCGGCGGGCGACGCGTCGGGCGGCGATCTCGTCTACTTCCAGCCGCACTCGTCGCCGGGCGTCTATGCGCGCGCGTTTCTCGAAGGATTCCTGAGCGAAGCGCAGCTCGAGCACTATCGGCGCGAGATCGCCGGACCGGGCCTCTGCTCGTATCCGCATCCGTGGCTGATGCCCGATTTCTGGCAGTTCCCGACGGGCTCGATGGGCATCGGTCCGATCAATGCGATCTACCAGGCGCGCTTCATGCGCTACCTGCAGAACCGCGGACTGCTGCACACCGACGGCCGCAAGGTGTGGGGCTTCTTCGGCGACGGCGAGATGGACGAGCCCGAATCGATCGGCGCGCTGTCGCTCGCGGCGCGCGAAGGGCTCGACAATCTCGTGTTCGTGATCAACTGCAATCTGCAACGGCTCGACGGCCCGGTGCGCGGCAACGGCCGCATCGTCGACGAGCTCGAATCGCAGTTCGCAGGCGCCGGCTGGAACGTGATCAAGGTGCTGTGGGGCTCGGACTGGGATGCGCTCTTCGCGCGCGACGCGACGGGCGCGCTTGCGCGCGCGTTCGCGCAGACGGTCGATGGCCAGTTCCAGACCTTCTCGGCGAACGACGGCGCGTACAACCGCGAACGCTTCTTCGGCCAGGACGACGCGCTCGCGTCGCTCGTCGCGCATCTGCGCGACGAAGACATCGACCGGCTGCGCCGCGGCGGCCACGACGCGTGCAAGCTGTACGCCGCGTACGAAAGCGCGGTCCGTCACGAAGGCCGGCCGACCGTGATCCTCGCGAAGACGATGAAGGGCTTCGGAATGGGCGCGATCGGCCAGGGCCGGATGACGACCCATCAGCAGAAGAAGCTCGACGTCGAGCACCTGCTCGCGTTCCGCGACCGTTTCCGGCTGCCGCTCACGGACGAAGACGTCGAGCAGCTCCGTTTCTACAAGCCCGCGGAAGACAGCCCGGAGATGCGATACCTGCATGCGCGCCGGGCTGCCCTGGGAGGCTGTCTGCCCAGAAGGCGGAAAGCGGCGACGACGGCATCGACCGTGCCGTCGTTGCCTTCCTGGGGGCAATTCGCGCTCGACGCCGGCGGCCGCGAGATGTCGACGACGATGGCGATCGTGCGGATGCTCGGCGGCCTGCTGAAGGACGCGGCGCTCGGGCCGCGCGTCGTGCCCGTCGTCGCCGACGAGGCGCGCACGTTCGGGATGGCGAACCTGTTCCGGCAGGTCGGCATCTACTCGCCGCTCGGCCAGCGCTACGAGCCGGAAGACCTCGGCTCGATGCTCTACTACCGCGAGGACACGCGCGGACAGATCCTCGAGGAAGGCATCTCCGAGGCGGGCGCGATGTCGTCGTGGATCGCCGCGGCGACGTCGTACAGCGTGCACGACCTGCCGATGCTGCCGTTCTACATCTACTACTCGATGTTCGGCTTCCAGCGGATCGGCGACCTGATCTGGGCCGCCGCCGATCAACGCGCGCGCGGCTTCCTGATCGGCGCGACCGCCGGCAAGACGACGCTCGGCGGCGAAGGGCTCCAGCATCAGGACGGCACGAGCCATCTCGCCGCGTCGACGGTGCCGAACTGCCGCGCGTGGGATCCGGCGTTCGCGTACGAAGTCGCGGTGATCGTCGACGAAGGGATGCGCGAGATGCTCGAACGGCAGCGCGACACGTTCTATTACCTGACCGTCACGAACGAAAACTACGCGCAGCCGTCGCTGCCCGCGGACCGGGCCGACGCGGTGCGCGACGGCATTCTCAGGGGCATGTATCCGCTCGACGCGACGGCGCAGCCCGCCGCGTGCGTCCAGTTGCTCGGCTCGGGCGCGATTCTCGGCGAAGTGCAGGCGGCCGCGCGCATGCTGCGCGACGGCTGGCAGATCGATGCGGCCGTGTGGAGCGTGACGAGCTTCACCGAACTGCAGCGCGACGGCATCGCGGCCGAGCGCGCGCAGCGTCTGTTCGACGGCGACGAAGCGAACGAAAACGCGACGCCTTACGTCACGTCCGCGCTCGCCGCGACGCGCGGGCCGGTGATCGCCGCGACCGACTACGCGCGCGCGCTGCCCGAGCTGATCCGCGCATACGTGCCGCGCCGCTACGTGACGCTCGGCACCGACGGCTTCGGCCGCAGCGACACGCGCCAGGCGCTGCGCGCGTTCTTCGAGGTCGATCGCGCGTCAATCGTGATTGCGGCGCTGCGCGCGCTCGCCGACGACGGAGCCGTGACGCGCGACGTCGTGCGCGATGCGATCGAGCGCTACGGCAAGCGCGACACGTCGCGCACGCCGCCGTGGGAGCGGTGA
- a CDS encoding DUF1479 domain-containing protein gives MPFHIDDLPAAIRTTKAALRAALPNRAQVFRELEGEIARQADSILTDRAQGRDTIPVLRFADVAADRVDSASLAALRARGACVIRGVFDARRASDWNDEITAYVESNRLDDKLAHRAEDRYFGTLASSKPQIYGVYWSKPQIAARQSPELTLARVFLNRLWRAQSEGRVHFDPARVPAYADRIRRRPPGSSSLGLSPHVDGGSVERWLGPNFRRVYRHVLAGDWRAYDPFDAAFRPDVEEIPSPAVCSMFRTFQGWTALTPQGPGDGTLQLIPIANAMAYVVLRALQDDVPGDDLCGARPGRALSVLPEWHAPLLAALAPIPPMQPGDAVFWHGDVVHAVEDAHRGTGYSNVMYIASAPGCAKNDAYLTRQLPSFLRGESPPDFPADHFETDFAGRAQADDLTALGREQMGFGL, from the coding sequence ATGCCGTTTCATATCGACGACCTGCCGGCGGCGATCCGCACGACGAAAGCGGCGCTGCGCGCCGCACTGCCGAACCGCGCGCAGGTGTTTCGCGAGCTCGAGGGCGAGATCGCGCGGCAAGCCGACTCGATCCTGACCGATCGCGCGCAAGGCCGCGACACGATCCCCGTGCTGCGCTTCGCCGACGTCGCCGCGGATCGCGTCGATTCGGCGTCGCTCGCCGCGCTCAGGGCGCGTGGCGCTTGCGTGATCCGCGGCGTGTTCGACGCGCGGCGGGCGAGCGATTGGAACGACGAGATCACCGCGTACGTCGAGTCGAACCGGCTCGACGACAAACTCGCCCATCGCGCGGAAGACCGCTATTTCGGCACGCTCGCGTCGAGCAAGCCGCAGATCTACGGCGTTTATTGGTCGAAGCCGCAGATCGCCGCGCGCCAGTCGCCCGAACTGACCCTGGCGCGTGTTTTCCTGAACCGGCTGTGGCGCGCGCAGAGCGAAGGGCGCGTGCATTTCGATCCGGCGCGCGTGCCGGCCTATGCGGACCGCATCCGCCGGCGGCCGCCGGGCTCGTCGTCGCTCGGCTTGTCGCCGCACGTCGACGGCGGCTCGGTCGAGCGCTGGCTCGGGCCGAACTTCCGGCGCGTCTATCGGCACGTGCTCGCGGGTGACTGGCGCGCCTACGATCCGTTCGACGCGGCGTTCCGGCCGGACGTCGAGGAGATTCCGTCGCCCGCCGTCTGCTCGATGTTCCGCACGTTCCAGGGCTGGACGGCGCTGACGCCGCAGGGGCCCGGCGACGGGACGCTGCAACTGATTCCGATCGCGAACGCGATGGCCTACGTCGTCCTGCGCGCGCTGCAGGACGACGTGCCCGGCGACGACCTGTGCGGCGCGCGGCCGGGCCGTGCGCTATCGGTGCTGCCCGAATGGCATGCGCCGCTCCTCGCCGCGCTCGCACCGATTCCGCCGATGCAGCCGGGCGACGCGGTGTTCTGGCACGGCGACGTCGTGCACGCGGTCGAGGACGCGCATCGCGGGACGGGCTACAGCAACGTGATGTACATCGCGTCGGCGCCGGGGTGCGCGAAGAACGACGCTTACCTGACGCGGCAGTTGCCGAGCTTCCTGCGCGGCGAGAGCCCGCCGGATTTTCCGGCCGATCACTTCGAGACGGATTTCGCCGGGCGTGCGCAGGCGGACGATCTGACCGCGCTCGGGCGCGAGCAGATGGGGTTCGGGTTGTGA
- a CDS encoding VOC family protein produces MFSHVCMGVTDVERAYAFYAPLMEALQFALKFRDPDGWTGWMPADAPRPVFLIGRPFDGAQHAPGNGQMTAFLAANRAMVDRVYALALRAGGTSEGAPGLRPRYHPNYYGAYFRDLDGNKLCVCCHEPE; encoded by the coding sequence ACATGTCTGCATGGGCGTAACCGACGTAGAACGCGCTTATGCGTTCTACGCGCCGTTGATGGAAGCGTTGCAGTTCGCGCTCAAGTTTCGCGATCCCGACGGTTGGACCGGCTGGATGCCGGCCGACGCGCCGCGTCCGGTGTTCCTGATCGGCCGGCCGTTCGACGGCGCGCAGCACGCGCCCGGCAACGGTCAGATGACCGCGTTTCTCGCGGCGAATCGCGCGATGGTCGACCGCGTGTACGCGCTCGCGCTGCGAGCGGGCGGCACGAGCGAAGGGGCGCCCGGCTTGCGACCCCGCTACCACCCGAACTACTACGGCGCGTACTTTCGCGATCTCGACGGCAACAAGCTGTGCGTATGCTGCCACGAGCCGGAGTAG
- a CDS encoding Lrp/AsnC family transcriptional regulator, whose amino-acid sequence MSAPSRRLDRIDIGILNQLQQNARITNAELARAVNLSPTPCFNRVRALEKLGLIKQQVTLLNPEPLGLRINVFIQVSLEKQVEDALRRFEEAIDKRPEVMECYLMSGDADYLLRVVVPSMKSLERFILDQLTTIPGVSNIRSSFALKQVRYRTALPLPADGLTLADGDDAPQEWV is encoded by the coding sequence ATGAGCGCTCCTTCCCGCCGGCTGGACCGGATCGACATCGGCATCCTCAATCAACTGCAGCAGAACGCGCGGATCACGAACGCGGAGCTCGCGCGCGCGGTGAACCTGTCGCCGACGCCGTGCTTCAACCGCGTCCGCGCGCTCGAGAAGCTCGGTCTCATCAAGCAGCAGGTGACGCTGCTGAATCCGGAGCCGCTTGGGCTGCGGATCAACGTGTTCATCCAGGTGAGCCTCGAGAAGCAGGTCGAGGACGCGCTGCGCCGCTTCGAGGAGGCGATCGACAAGCGGCCCGAGGTGATGGAGTGCTATCTGATGTCGGGCGACGCGGACTACCTGCTGCGCGTCGTCGTGCCGAGCATGAAGAGCCTCGAGCGCTTCATCCTCGATCAGCTGACGACGATTCCCGGCGTGTCGAACATCCGGTCGAGCTTCGCGCTCAAGCAGGTCCGCTATCGGACCGCATTGCCGCTGCCTGCGGACGGGCTCACGCTTGCCGACGGCGACGACGCGCCGCAGGAATGGGTGTGA
- the leuC gene encoding 3-isopropylmalate dehydratase large subunit, with product MAQTLYDKLWNSHVVHTEEDGTTLLYIDRQLLHEVTSPQAFEGLKLAQRPVWRISANLAVSDHNVPTTDRSHGIADPVSKLQVDTLDANCDAYGITQFKMNDVRQGIVHIIGPEQGATLPGMTIVCGDSHTSTHGAFGALAHGIGTSEVEHVLATQTLLQKKSKNMLVKVEGPLPRGCTAKDIVLAIIGKIGTAGGTGYAIEFGGSTIRALSMEGRMTVCNMAIEAGARAGMVAVDDTTVEYLKGRPFVPTGAEWNQAAEYWKTFRSDEGARFDAVVELNAAEIVPQVTWGTSPEMVTSIDGRVPDPEREKDPVKRDAMERALAYMALTPNTPIEAINVDKIFIGSCTNARIEDIRAAAYVVKKLNRRVAPNVRLAMVVPGSGLVKAQAEREGLDKVFTEAGFEWREPGCSMCLAMNADRLEPGERCASTSNRNFEGRQGQGGRTHLVSPAMAAAAAIEGHFVDIRKLG from the coding sequence ATGGCACAGACTCTCTACGACAAATTGTGGAATTCGCACGTCGTCCACACCGAGGAGGACGGCACCACATTGCTCTACATCGATCGCCAACTGCTGCACGAAGTCACGAGCCCGCAGGCGTTCGAGGGGCTGAAGCTCGCGCAGCGTCCGGTGTGGCGAATCAGCGCGAATCTCGCGGTTTCCGATCACAACGTGCCGACGACGGACCGCAGCCACGGCATCGCCGATCCGGTGTCGAAGCTGCAGGTCGACACGCTCGACGCGAACTGCGATGCATACGGCATCACGCAATTCAAGATGAACGACGTCCGTCAGGGCATCGTCCACATCATCGGGCCCGAGCAGGGCGCGACGCTGCCCGGCATGACGATCGTCTGCGGCGATTCGCACACGTCGACGCACGGCGCGTTCGGCGCGCTCGCGCACGGCATCGGCACGTCGGAAGTCGAGCACGTGCTCGCGACGCAGACGCTTTTGCAGAAGAAGAGCAAGAACATGCTCGTGAAGGTCGAGGGCCCGCTGCCGCGCGGTTGCACCGCGAAGGACATCGTGCTCGCGATCATCGGCAAGATCGGCACCGCGGGCGGCACCGGCTACGCGATCGAATTCGGCGGCTCGACGATTCGCGCGCTGTCGATGGAAGGCCGGATGACGGTCTGCAACATGGCGATCGAAGCGGGCGCGCGCGCCGGCATGGTCGCCGTCGACGACACGACGGTCGAATACCTGAAGGGCCGTCCCTTCGTGCCGACGGGCGCGGAATGGAATCAGGCGGCCGAATATTGGAAGACATTCAGGTCCGACGAAGGCGCGCGGTTCGACGCCGTCGTCGAGCTGAACGCGGCGGAGATCGTGCCGCAGGTCACGTGGGGCACGTCGCCGGAAATGGTCACGTCGATCGACGGCCGCGTGCCCGATCCCGAGCGCGAGAAGGACCCGGTCAAGCGCGACGCGATGGAGCGCGCGCTCGCGTACATGGCGCTCACGCCGAATACGCCGATCGAGGCGATCAACGTCGACAAGATCTTCATCGGCTCGTGCACGAACGCGCGGATCGAAGACATCCGCGCGGCCGCGTACGTCGTCAAGAAGCTCAATCGCCGCGTCGCGCCGAACGTGCGCCTCGCGATGGTCGTGCCGGGCTCGGGCCTCGTGAAGGCGCAGGCCGAGCGCGAAGGGCTCGACAAGGTGTTCACGGAAGCCGGCTTCGAATGGCGCGAGCCGGGCTGCTCGATGTGCCTCGCGATGAACGCCGACCGGCTCGAGCCGGGCGAGCGCTGCGCGTCGACGTCGAACCGCAACTTCGAAGGGCGTCAGGGCCAGGGCGGCCGCACGCATCTCGTCAGCCCGGCGATGGCCGCGGCGGCGGCGATCGAAGGCCACTTCGTCGACATTCGCAAGCTGGGGTGA